In Parabacteroides timonensis, the genomic stretch AAACGCGATAAAGTAAGTCTGCGTGTATTGCCAGGCAACAGACCGGACATTCGTTCACTGTTCGAATCCATCATTCCCTATTTCGATGCAGGTGAAAAACCGTCTGAAGATGTACTGAAGTTAAAAATGATTGAGGGAGTATATGTACTACTCAATACCGACAGGAACCTTTACGCCTCGTTGTTCGATTTTGTGGAACCGTGGAAAATAGACATTCTCGACTATCTGAATAAAAATTATATGTGCGACCTTTCGATGGATGAAATTGCAAGTTATACGGGACGTAGCTTGGCGACTTTCAAACGAGACTTCGCCAAAATCAGTGACCTGACACCACAGAAATGGATTATCAGACGTCGTCTGGAGGCTGCACATGATTTGATAAAATCAGGTAGAAAAAAAGTGACGGAAGCCTGTTTCGATGTGGGTTTCAAAAACCTGTCTCATTTCTCCAAAATATATAAGGAAGCGTATGGGGTTGCCCCATCATGGTAAAAAACAGAGATGTATTTTCGTAAAACATTACTTAACTAAATGAACTTTATAACAAACCCTTTTGAGCCTCGCAGCAAAGTCGTTGCGAGGCTCTCTTTTTACCTTTGCCTACAGAACATTAAAACAAAAAATTATGGAAAAAAACAATCAAATGAATCTCAGCCGTCGCGGATTTCTCAAGACGGCAACCTTAACAGGAGTAGCATTGACCATGCCCACCGGACTGGATAAAGTCTTTGCAGCGGAAACGAAACAGACGGCAGTCTCCGTTAACGACAGTGATGCCGCTCATATTACGGGACATCGTATATTGGGTACGGGAAAGGCAGCTTTCGAGGTATCGACACTCGGCTTTGGTGTAATGGGTATGACTTACAACCGCAGTCAGCATCCGGACAAAAAACAGTGCATCCGATTGTTGCATGAAGCGGTGGATCGGGGTATAACACTCTTCGACACGGCTATCATCTATGGACCGTTGACTAACGAAAATCTAGCCGGAGAAGCATTATCCGAATTCAAAAACCGGATCAACGTAACGACTAAATTCGGACATGAAGTTATCGACGGGAAAGCCACGGGTCGTCAGAACAGCCGACCGGAGACTATTCGTCGCTATTGCGAAGAGTCGCTCCGTCGCCTCCGGCTCGAATCGCTTCCCATGTTTTACCAGCACCGCTCTGATCCGGATACACCGGCGGAAGAAGTGGCATCGACCATTGCCGACCTGATGAAAGAGGGCAAGGTACAACACTGGGGCATGTGCGAAGTCAGTGCCGAGACCATCCGTAAAGCTCATGCTGTTTGCCCGTTGACGGCTATACAAAGCGAGTATCATCTGATGCACCGGTTGGTAGAGGAAAACGGAGTGCTCGATACCTGTCGGGAGTTGGGGATCGGCTTTGTTCCGTACAGCCCGCTGAACCGTGGATTTTTGGGTGGCTGCATCAACGAATACACAGTTTTCGATGTAAACAACGACAACCGCCAAACCCTGCCACGCTTTCAACCGGAAGCGATGCGTGCGAATACCCGTATCGTGAATGTGCTTCAAGCCTTCGGCCGCACACGAGGCATGACTTCGGCACAAGTGGCACTCGGCTGGTTGCTCCGGAAAGCACCGTGGATCGTTCCCATCCCCGGAACAACGAAACTGGCGCATCTGGAAGAGAATCTGCGCACGCAGGAATTTACTCTTTCACCCGAAGAATGGAAAGAGCTGGAGGATGCAGTAGCCGCTATTCCCGTTGTCGGAGACCGATACAATGCCGAGCAACAACGTCAGGTAGGTCGCTAAAGAATCAATCCTGCAAGACTTCTCAAACTTTCAGCATTGGAATAATTGTTTAATTATAAAATAAGAATCATATGAAAAAGTACCTGTATCTACTGTTTGCCACTCTTATAGCGGTAGGATTAAATGCATGTTCTCCCGATGATAATGAACCGGACAACCCGCAGACCGAGACTCCGGAAACACCCGACAATCCGAATCCAGCCCCAACGGGCAAGACACTGATTGTATATTACAGCTACACGAATAATGTACATTCTATTATCAACGATCTGCAGACGCAAATAGAAGCCGATGTGGTAAGGGTTGAACCTACCGAAAAAGGGATAGACTATGCCGCCAACAATTATGCGATTGGCAGTGCATTGATTCAGGCAATCCGGGATAATCCGAACGATGCGAATTCTTATCCATCTATTGAAACGACAATTGATAACCTGTCCGATTATGACAGAATCATCATAGGCGCACCTCTCTGGTGGAGCAATATGGCTGCACCTCTGCAAACATTCCTGTTTCAATACGGCAGTCAGATGGAAGGTAAAAACATCGGTCTGATCGTATCGAGTGCAAGCAGCGGAATCAACGGTGTCGAGTCCGATGCCAAACGGCTCATTCCGGGCGGAAACTTCCTCACACCAAGCCTATGGATACGTTCATCTCAAACATCCAACTGTCACTCGATGATTGCCGACTGGCTGAATGAGATCAATTAAACAGCAGATAATGATAACACCTCTTTTTATGGGCGGTATCGGCATGCAGGAAGTACAGCGAGCGACAATTGCACAGTTGGAAAATCCTCTTCCCGTGTAAGACGCTCTGTCCTTTAAATGACAGTGTCTTGTCATACTGATGGAAATGTTTTGCCATAGTGATGGCAAGAGTCTGCCAAAGGCATGGCAGAACTCTGCCACTACGATGGCAGTGGCCTGCTAAGCCTATGGCAAAAGCCTTTCCCCGTTACTACCATGCATAATCTTCTACATAAGCATCAAACTTCGGTGGTTCATCAATTCCACATCGTACCAGAATGTGCTGTATCTCTTTTTGTTCGGCAGGAGAAAGTAAACGTTCGCCTTTACGAACCCGATAGTAAGTTCTTTCACTGAAAAGGTTTCTCAAACGAGAGATGACGCTTTTCATCTGTGCGTAAGGCAGATTATCCAACAAACGTGTAAAGCCTTTGGCATAAATAACTTTCACGTCAGGACGATAATGCGGACACTCTCCCTCCAGTGTAACCTGGTATTTGGGACTAATAATCATCCAACGCTCGACGCTGTCCGAAATATCCTGTTCTGCCAACTGTCGCAAACAAGTAGAGGCTTTGGGGCACTCCCGTTTAAGGCATAAAGCATAGTTGAAGGGAATTTCCGGGAAAAGATGTTTTTCTTCCATACTAGTGATAAGTGTTTATTGTGTTAGTTTTCGATATAAGATTAATCAAACCAATCGTGTAAATGTAAGCATTCTTTTGGTGTAAACAGAGTGATTCCGGCAAAAAGATAATGATTTATAATAGCTACCTGTAATTAAGGTTAGTATATCCGTAATCTATCTACCAAATCTATCATACATTCTTCCGTACTTTGCAATAGAAAATAAATCTGCTGACGGCATGCAGTTAATCACCTCAAACGTACATTGGGCACAGAAGAAATAACAGGAAAACGTGACAAGAACTATTATTAAAAAAGAATATATGAAAACAAGAAAATTAGGAAACAACGGGCTGGAAGTGTCGGCCATCGGACTGGGCTGTATGGGTATGAGTTTTGCTTACGATCCCCTTCCCGACCGTAACGAAATGATACAGGTAATCCGTTCGGCCTACGAACTGGGGGAAACATTTTTCGACACAGCCGAAGTATACGGCCCTTATACCAACGAAGAACTGGTAGGTGAAGCAGTTGCCTCTTTCCGGGATAAAGTAGTTATAGCCACTAAGTTCGGTTTCAATATAGTCGATGGCAAACAAGCCGGAACTAACAGTCGCCCTGAACATATCCGTCAGGTAGTAGAAGAATCACTGAAAAGATTAAAGACGGACTATATCGATTTACTCTATCAACATCGTGTAGACCCGAATGTTCCTATTGAAGAGGTTGCCGGAACCGTAAAAGACCTCATTCAGGAAGGGAAAGTAAAGTATTTCGGCATGTCGGAAGCCGGAGCTAAAACCATTCGCCGGGCACATGCCGTTCAACCGGTCGCTGCCCTGCAAAGTGAATATTCTCTCTGGTGGCGTCGTCCCGAGGAAGAGATCATTCCTACGTTGGAAGAACTGGGTATAGGCCTCGTTCCGTTCAGTCCGCTTGGTAAAGGATATCTGACCGGAAGTTTTAACAAACAGACTACATTCGGCAAAGATGATTTCCGCAATAAGCTCCCACGTTTTACACAGGATGCACTCGATGCTAACCAGGCAATAGTCGATTTGCTGAAAAAGATTGCCGCAGAGAAAGAAGCAACGCCCGCTCAAATAGCATTGGCTTGGCTGCTGGCACAAAAACCGTGGATTGCTCCCATACCGGGAACGACCAAACTGCACCGCCTGAAAGAGAACCTGGGTGCAGCCGAAATTCACCTGACAGATGATGAATTGAAAAACATCAATGAAGCCAGTTCAAAAATAAAACTGACAGGCAACCGTTATCCCGAAGAACTGGAACGGACAACCGAGTTATAAAGACGAACTTGCACGTCTATATTCGCTGGGTGTCATATTTCCATATTTCTTAAAGAAGCGAACGAAATGTTGGGGATACTGGAATCCCAGTGAATAAGCAACCTGTGTGATTGATTTCTCCGGATTCAGTAATTCCTCTTTAGCCAGGTTGAGCATTTTCAATTGGATGTACTCTTTAGCAGATTTGCCTGTTTCTTTTTTTACAAGATCTCCAAAATAGTTGGGAGACAGGCAAATCTTGTCTGCAAAATAGTTAACCGTAGGCAATCCTTCTTTAGCGGCAAGTCCGGAATCCAGATATTCGTCAAGCAATCTTTCAAAACGGGCCAATACGTCCAGGTTCATGCCCTGTCGTGTGATAAACTGACGGTCATAAAAGCGCATGCAATAATCCAACAGCAATTCGATATTGGTACATATCAATCCTCTGGTATGTTTGTCTATCGCATGTTTCAATTCTGTCCGGATGATAGACAGTATATCCCTTATGATCCGGAGCTCTTCTTCCGACAGATGTAAAGCTTCATTCGACTCATAAGAGAAGAAAGTATATTTTTTGATTTTCTGCCCTAATGACGTTCCGCTAATAAAATTAGGATGAAACAATAAACCGATGGTCTTCGGAGTCGTTCCCGTGAAATCATTGGAATAACCCACTGTCTGACCTGGTGCAATGGCAACAATTGTTTCGGCATCGAAATCATAAATGCTTTTTCCATAATTGATCACACACCCTTTGGTCTCCTTCAGGAAAAGAGAATAAAAGCCGAGAGTCATCCGGTCCCTTCGCTGACTTTCCGGCTTGTTAAGATCGACAATTGCCACCAGTGGATGGAGGGTTTCAAAACCGAACAGGTCATTGTACTGTTCAATCGTATCTACTTTAAGAATCTCATCCATAATATATTAATATTTGATCCACTACAAAAGTAATTCGTTTTTTCCTTATCCTCATCATCGCATGGAAAGAAACCGTAATAATGGTAATGCTTCCCGTAGTTTCGGTAAACTTGAAAGTCAAGTTACTTTCTTTTTCCTGTTATCCATAATAGTCGAGAAGTTCTCTTGTCCCCACTGTATTATATTTTCTAGATGAGGAATTAAAGTCATCCCAAAATCAGAAACATAATACTCTACACGTGGGGGAACTTCCGGATATACTTTGCGATGCACCAAGCCGTCGGTTTCCAATGAACGAAGTGCTGTTGAAAGCATTTTCTCAGAAATAGACGGAATAAGTTTATACAATTCATTAAAACGCATAATTCCGTTTTCCCGAAGTTTCAATAACACGACTAATGCCCATTTATCTCCCAACCATTCTAATACAGGAGAAGCGGAACAATATTCATAATCCAATTTTTTTCTCATTTTTTTCGTAATCAAACAAATTGATACTTAGAAAAACTAACCTAAACGTAAGTAACTGAGTAATAATACAGTTCTTCTTTTTACCAGAAGAACGTCCTAACTTCGCTCCCACAAAAGTAACAAAATATTTTTTTAAGGATTTAATTTATCAGATTATGGAACTATTACATTTTACAGGACAAGTTTGGCGACCACCTTATGAAGCAAGTTCCCAACTGTTACAAGTAACAGCTGGATGTACATATCACAAATGCAAATTTTGCGGCTTGTATCATGGTACAAAATTCAGGTTATCTCCTATTTCTGAGATTGAAGAAGATTTGAAAGTCATTCAAAAATATCAGCCTAAAGCCAGACGCGTATTTCTGACAGGTGCTAACCCTTTTGCTTTAAGCTACAATAGATTGCTTGAATTGGGCTTACTAATTCGCAAATATCTCCCTTATTGTGAAACAATCGGTACATTCTCCCGCATAGCAGATATTAAGCCTAAAAGTGTAGAAGAACTGAAAAATCTACGCCATTTAGGTTTTGACAGTATCAGTATTGGAACGGAATCAGGGGATGATGAAACACTGGCAAAAATGAATAAAGGTAATACAGCCTCCGATATATTAGAGCAATGTCAGAAGTTGAAAGAAGCTAATATTCGCTATAATTTGGTCTACCTGACCGGACTTGCAGGAAAAGGGAAAGGACAACAAAATGCAACAAATACGGCTGCAATATTTAATCAGTTACATCCTTTTACCATCAATTTTGTATCTCTGACCGTTTTTCCGGAATCAGAACTTTATCAAGAAATACAAGCCGGTAAATATGTAGAAGCGACAGAACATGAACGTTTGTTAGAATTACGAACATTTATTTCAACACTTACTATAAAGACAACTTTACTGGGAAATACGGTTTCAAATGCAATTCCATTCGTAGGTATGATTCCTAACGATAAAGTCCGGATATTAAAAGATTTGGATGCGGCAATCAAACAACTTAGTGAAACAGAATTAAGGCAATACAGAGATCGTATAGTATCTTTATAAGAATGAGTCTTTTATCAAAGTAAAGAAAAAGCCCTGCAATGTGATAATTACAGGGCTTTACTTTACATCTTTCGAGGGTCGTACGAAAGAAGGAACTTTCTTCTACGTCTGGTAAACAGAGAATAAAAATAATTTGTGCTGCTGACATACTGCTGTCATTCGTACTTAGTATCTTTGTTTTAAAACTAAAATAGAAATATCATATTATGAATACAGAAAAACCATTAGTAGACAAAGATTATATATTGTTCAAAATCGGAGGTAAAGGAGGTTGGACCTTTGTCGAAATTCCTGAAATCCCTATGCCCAAAACATCATTCGGGATGTTGAAAGTAAAAGGAAAGATAGATGACTATGAGTTTTCTAATTTGAATATGATGCCTATCGGGAACGGAAATATCGGTTTACCCATCAAGTCGGCAATAAGAAAGAAAATCAAAAAGGAAGCTCCTGACACAGTTCATATTACTTTATATGAGGATAAAACTCCATTGATAATTCCGGAAGAATTGCTTTTATGTATGGAATATGAAGAGGGAGCATTAGAAAAGTTTGAAACTTATAGCGATGGTCAGAAAAAGGCATTTATCGACTGGATCAATTCTGCCAAAACAGAACAAACCAAAGCTGACCGTATCGCTAAAACCATACTCAAAGTGCTAAACGAGGATAAGTTTTATTAGAGTTCGCTTATTGGCAAAAAGGCAAATACAATTAATATGGAAATAAAACATAAAATACAGTTTGGAACTACTACCGATAAATTAGCAAAGAAAGTTCTAACAAAAGAAAAGATAGCAACATCTTCCTTATATGACTATTATTGTATGAACCTAAAGGAAACAATAAAAGAGAATGAATATGCCTCTATATTGGATTCACATGGTAGGGAGGTATGCATCATACAAATCAACAAGATTGAAATTGTTGAATTTCAGAATATAACAGAAGAGTTTGCAATTGCCGAGGGTGATGGGAATTTAGAAAACTGGCTAAGAATACATACGGAATATTATTCTTTATTATTAGAAAAAATAGGGAAAAAGCTTACAGGAGAAACAAAACTACTCTGTGAGTGGTTCAAGGTATATCAAAGCGAAGAAAAAGAAAAAGCCCTGTAATATATATTACAGAGCTTTATATCTTTTGCTTCTTTCGAAAGCGGTCCGGACGGGACTCGAACCCGCGACCCCATGCGTGACAGGCATGTATTCTAACCAACTGAACTACCGAACCAATGTTTTCATATCGCATCTCTCTCGATTGCGGTGCAAAGGTAGATAATATTTTTAATTACACAACAGTTTCATACAAATATTTCACATCGGATCGATTATTTTTTTACTTTTGTCCCCCATATAAACTATAACAGACATGAAGAATACTCCAGTAGATTATCAGACTGCCAGACGAATAATAGATGGCTACGGATTACCGGATTTCGGGAAAGCTACAATCCGTGAAGTTGTTGCCATATCCACACAATTGGAACAGGAAACAAAAACCGAGTTCATACATATGGAAATGGGCGTTCCCGGACTGAAAGCGGCGCAAGTCGGTGTCGATGCGGAAATAAACGCACTAAAGAGCGGTATCGCCTCCATCTATCCGAATATCAACGGTACGCCGGAAGTAAAAGCAGAAGCATCCAGATTCATCAAGGCTTTTATCAATATAGATATAGCACCGGAATGCTGTGTTCCGGTAACCGGTTCCATGCAAGGAACATTTGCCTCTTTCCTTACCAGCGGACAATGCACGGAAGGAAAAGACACCATCCTCTTCATCGATCCCGGATTTCCGGTTCAAAAACAACAGATCGTCGTGATGGGATATAAATACGAATCATTCGACGTCTATGAATATCGCGGAGAGAAACTGCGTGCCATCCTGGAAGAACACCTTTCAAAAGGCAATATCGCAGCCATGATCTATTCGAACCCGAACAACCCTGCCTGGTTCTGCCTGACAGACGAGGAACTGAAGATCATCGGAGAGATGGCAAACAAATATGATACGATCGTGATCGAAGACCTCGCCTACTTCGCTATGGATTTCCGCAAAGAACTCGGCAAACCTTTCGAAGCTCCTTATCAGGCAAGCGTTGCGCATTATACGGATAATTACATCTTACAGATCTCCGGTTCGAAAGCATTCAGCTATGCCGGACAACGTATCGGTGTAACTGCTATCTCCAACAAACTTTATCACCGTGCCTATCCGGGACTGACGAAGCGTTATGGCGGCGGCACTTTCGGAACTGTTTACATCCATCGTGTACTGTACGCCCTGTCATCAGGAACCAGCCATTCAGCGCAGGTAGCATTGGCTGCCATGTTCAAAGCAGCCTCCGACGGCCAGTTCGATTTTATCTCGGAAGTAAAGGAATACGGACGCCGTGCCGAAAGACTGAAAAAGATCTTTACAGACTACGGCTTCACGATCGTTTACGATCATGACCTGGACGAACCGATTGCCGACGGCTTCTATTTCACGATCGCTTATCCCGGAATGACCGGCGGAGAGTTGATGGAAGAACTGATCTATTACGGAGTAAGCGCCATCTCTTTAAGTACGACCGGCAGCAACCAGGAAGGTCTGCGCGCCTGCACTTCGTTCATCAAACCGCACCAATATGACCTTCTGGAAGAGCGTTTAAAGCTATTCAAAGAAAATCATACCCTATAATTAACACAAACCCGGTATTTATTTTACACTTATTAACCCAAATGCCGGGTTTTTCGTTTGCTTCTTAACATCAAAAGCCATATATTGTCGCTGTGTATTAACAGTTAAGCGATCTTATCATGGCATCATACAAAAATATCTTCAAAATAACGCATAATAATCTCCTGCCTGCACAAGGTAGCATACTCATATCAGAACCTTTTCTGCAAGATGCCTATTTCCAACGCTCCGTTGTTCTGCTCGTAGAACACACAGATGACGGATCAATGGGATTAGTCTTAAACAAGAAAACGGATCTGGTAGTCAATACATTTTTTCCGGAACTGGAGAAGTTCCCGGAGATACCGATTTACCTGGGAGGTCCTGTAAGTGCCAATCGCCTGTTCTTCATTCACTCACTGGGTGATCTGATTATCCCCGATTCCCTAAAGATAAAAGACCATCTCTATTTTGACGGTGATTTCGAAGCGTTAAAACGTTATATCCAGAATGGTCATTCTATCGACGGGAAAGTAAAATTTTTCCTCGGTTATTCAGGCTGGACAGAAGGTCAGTTGGGTAATGAGATCAACCATAACTCATGGGTAGTAAGCCACGCATCGAAAGAAAATGTGTTGCTGGCCGACGGAGAAGATTTCTGGAAAGATTCATTGGGAGAGCTTGGCAGCAATTATGAGGCATGGACAAAATATCCCAAGGATCCGTATCTTAACTAATTATCTTTCAGTCCGTACCTTTTGCATTACCAAAACGTCGGAATATCCTTTTTCCGTCAGGACCCAATCTTTCATTATTCCGGAAAGAACAAACCCAGAACGGGTAAATAAGGCCTTACTGGCTTCATTCTCTATCGGGATATGAACAAATAACTGGTGCAATTTCAGAAACAGAAAAGCATATTCCATCAATACATGCATCGCTTCCGTAGCAAATCCGTTCCCCTGATAAAGCGGATCGACCAGAATACCGATGCCTGCACGCCGGTGATGGGGCTCGAAGTCATACAAGTCGACCGTGCCGATAGCTGCTCCTGTCGAACGCAACTCGATCATCAGACGCAATTGCCTGGTATCGAAAATATCCCGGTGTGACTCCCGGATATACTCTTTCAATATATAACGGGAATATGGGGACATAGTGTTACCCAACTCCCATAGGTCAGGATTATTCTCCCAACGATATAAAAGTTCCAGATCTTCCGGCTCCAGTGCACGAAGCCGGATCATTTCATTTTCCAGTAGTGCCATATTACTTCCCCGGTGATATTAATTGTCCGCTCTCTGTACTATAAATATGATAGGTTACTTTTTTGTCAACCAGCTTATCCATAAACAAAAGCATTTGTTCAAAGCGAGCATCCGGATAACAAAAGGCATAGTCTGTGAACTCTTTCATCTGATTACGGCGGCAAATGGCATCCATCACACGCTCTTCACTCAAGTTCCATAGATTAATATGCTCCAGTTCAGGCATACGCTTGGCACAAACCGCTTTCATTGCTTCGAAATGCTCTTCCCGGCAAATCACCAACAGACGGCGGTGTTTATTATTCGACTTTGTCCGAACTCCCAACATCCGTGACAAAGCAGCCAGAGATGCACGCAACAGGATAGCCATCTTGATAAAAAATCCCATCAACCAGCCGGACTGCGGATAATACTTTTTGAAAAAGATCAGCATAGCCCCGTAAAATGCCTTCACATATTTCATGTCGCCATGCT encodes the following:
- a CDS encoding helix-turn-helix domain-containing protein; the encoded protein is MEQLDVFDCSNVLIASYFTDDRGCAHENREHTLIYLCSGELEIEERGKKTVLHPGECAFMRRDNRMWLQKKVEDGKPYRSVVLKFSRPFLREFYQTLNRQQIPTDSKRDKVSLRVLPGNRPDIRSLFESIIPYFDAGEKPSEDVLKLKMIEGVYVLLNTDRNLYASLFDFVEPWKIDILDYLNKNYMCDLSMDEIASYTGRSLATFKRDFAKISDLTPQKWIIRRRLEAAHDLIKSGRKKVTEACFDVGFKNLSHFSKIYKEAYGVAPSW
- a CDS encoding aldo/keto reductase; translated protein: MEKNNQMNLSRRGFLKTATLTGVALTMPTGLDKVFAAETKQTAVSVNDSDAAHITGHRILGTGKAAFEVSTLGFGVMGMTYNRSQHPDKKQCIRLLHEAVDRGITLFDTAIIYGPLTNENLAGEALSEFKNRINVTTKFGHEVIDGKATGRQNSRPETIRRYCEESLRRLRLESLPMFYQHRSDPDTPAEEVASTIADLMKEGKVQHWGMCEVSAETIRKAHAVCPLTAIQSEYHLMHRLVEENGVLDTCRELGIGFVPYSPLNRGFLGGCINEYTVFDVNNDNRQTLPRFQPEAMRANTRIVNVLQAFGRTRGMTSAQVALGWLLRKAPWIVPIPGTTKLAHLEENLRTQEFTLSPEEWKELEDAVAAIPVVGDRYNAEQQRQVGR
- a CDS encoding flavodoxin, producing MKKYLYLLFATLIAVGLNACSPDDNEPDNPQTETPETPDNPNPAPTGKTLIVYYSYTNNVHSIINDLQTQIEADVVRVEPTEKGIDYAANNYAIGSALIQAIRDNPNDANSYPSIETTIDNLSDYDRIIIGAPLWWSNMAAPLQTFLFQYGSQMEGKNIGLIVSSASSGINGVESDAKRLIPGGNFLTPSLWIRSSQTSNCHSMIADWLNEIN
- a CDS encoding DUF6078 family protein is translated as MEEKHLFPEIPFNYALCLKRECPKASTCLRQLAEQDISDSVERWMIISPKYQVTLEGECPHYRPDVKVIYAKGFTRLLDNLPYAQMKSVISRLRNLFSERTYYRVRKGERLLSPAEQKEIQHILVRCGIDEPPKFDAYVEDYAW
- a CDS encoding aldo/keto reductase, translated to MKTRKLGNNGLEVSAIGLGCMGMSFAYDPLPDRNEMIQVIRSAYELGETFFDTAEVYGPYTNEELVGEAVASFRDKVVIATKFGFNIVDGKQAGTNSRPEHIRQVVEESLKRLKTDYIDLLYQHRVDPNVPIEEVAGTVKDLIQEGKVKYFGMSEAGAKTIRRAHAVQPVAALQSEYSLWWRRPEEEIIPTLEELGIGLVPFSPLGKGYLTGSFNKQTTFGKDDFRNKLPRFTQDALDANQAIVDLLKKIAAEKEATPAQIALAWLLAQKPWIAPIPGTTKLHRLKENLGAAEIHLTDDELKNINEASSKIKLTGNRYPEELERTTEL
- a CDS encoding helix-turn-helix domain-containing protein yields the protein MDEILKVDTIEQYNDLFGFETLHPLVAIVDLNKPESQRRDRMTLGFYSLFLKETKGCVINYGKSIYDFDAETIVAIAPGQTVGYSNDFTGTTPKTIGLLFHPNFISGTSLGQKIKKYTFFSYESNEALHLSEEELRIIRDILSIIRTELKHAIDKHTRGLICTNIELLLDYCMRFYDRQFITRQGMNLDVLARFERLLDEYLDSGLAAKEGLPTVNYFADKICLSPNYFGDLVKKETGKSAKEYIQLKMLNLAKEELLNPEKSITQVAYSLGFQYPQHFVRFFKKYGNMTPSEYRRASSSL
- a CDS encoding winged helix-turn-helix transcriptional regulator; the encoded protein is MRKKLDYEYCSASPVLEWLGDKWALVVLLKLRENGIMRFNELYKLIPSISEKMLSTALRSLETDGLVHRKVYPEVPPRVEYYVSDFGMTLIPHLENIIQWGQENFSTIMDNRKKKVT
- a CDS encoding radical SAM protein, translated to MELLHFTGQVWRPPYEASSQLLQVTAGCTYHKCKFCGLYHGTKFRLSPISEIEEDLKVIQKYQPKARRVFLTGANPFALSYNRLLELGLLIRKYLPYCETIGTFSRIADIKPKSVEELKNLRHLGFDSISIGTESGDDETLAKMNKGNTASDILEQCQKLKEANIRYNLVYLTGLAGKGKGQQNATNTAAIFNQLHPFTINFVSLTVFPESELYQEIQAGKYVEATEHERLLELRTFISTLTIKTTLLGNTVSNAIPFVGMIPNDKVRILKDLDAAIKQLSETELRQYRDRIVSL
- a CDS encoding YdeI/OmpD-associated family protein, yielding MNTEKPLVDKDYILFKIGGKGGWTFVEIPEIPMPKTSFGMLKVKGKIDDYEFSNLNMMPIGNGNIGLPIKSAIRKKIKKEAPDTVHITLYEDKTPLIIPEELLLCMEYEEGALEKFETYSDGQKKAFIDWINSAKTEQTKADRIAKTILKVLNEDKFY
- a CDS encoding ASCH domain-containing protein gives rise to the protein MEIKHKIQFGTTTDKLAKKVLTKEKIATSSLYDYYCMNLKETIKENEYASILDSHGREVCIIQINKIEIVEFQNITEEFAIAEGDGNLENWLRIHTEYYSLLLEKIGKKLTGETKLLCEWFKVYQSEEKEKAL
- a CDS encoding aminotransferase class I/II-fold pyridoxal phosphate-dependent enzyme; translation: MKNTPVDYQTARRIIDGYGLPDFGKATIREVVAISTQLEQETKTEFIHMEMGVPGLKAAQVGVDAEINALKSGIASIYPNINGTPEVKAEASRFIKAFINIDIAPECCVPVTGSMQGTFASFLTSGQCTEGKDTILFIDPGFPVQKQQIVVMGYKYESFDVYEYRGEKLRAILEEHLSKGNIAAMIYSNPNNPAWFCLTDEELKIIGEMANKYDTIVIEDLAYFAMDFRKELGKPFEAPYQASVAHYTDNYILQISGSKAFSYAGQRIGVTAISNKLYHRAYPGLTKRYGGGTFGTVYIHRVLYALSSGTSHSAQVALAAMFKAASDGQFDFISEVKEYGRRAERLKKIFTDYGFTIVYDHDLDEPIADGFYFTIAYPGMTGGELMEELIYYGVSAISLSTTGSNQEGLRACTSFIKPHQYDLLEERLKLFKENHTL
- a CDS encoding YqgE/AlgH family protein; translation: MASYKNIFKITHNNLLPAQGSILISEPFLQDAYFQRSVVLLVEHTDDGSMGLVLNKKTDLVVNTFFPELEKFPEIPIYLGGPVSANRLFFIHSLGDLIIPDSLKIKDHLYFDGDFEALKRYIQNGHSIDGKVKFFLGYSGWTEGQLGNEINHNSWVVSHASKENVLLADGEDFWKDSLGELGSNYEAWTKYPKDPYLN
- a CDS encoding GNAT family N-acetyltransferase, whose translation is MALLENEMIRLRALEPEDLELLYRWENNPDLWELGNTMSPYSRYILKEYIRESHRDIFDTRQLRLMIELRSTGAAIGTVDLYDFEPHHRRAGIGILVDPLYQGNGFATEAMHVLMEYAFLFLKLHQLFVHIPIENEASKALFTRSGFVLSGIMKDWVLTEKGYSDVLVMQKVRTER